In the Salvia miltiorrhiza cultivar Shanhuang (shh) chromosome 8, IMPLAD_Smil_shh, whole genome shotgun sequence genome, CCACCGGCTCCAACCCTGCAGCTCCACCGCCTCGAGATCAACACCTTTGAGTGAAACACTAGCACCGCATctcctccacctccaccacAGCGTCGCCGTCCACCCCCTCTGAGTGAAACCCTAACAGCGGCCCAGCGGCGGAGTGCGAGCAATCGTCCATCTCGAGATCGATCTGCGACGGAAGAGGTcgagttttttatttttgatttgttGATTTGATTCTAGAATCTTGTTTATTCTGAAATTTGGCTATTATGCAGATCGAGCTTTCGTGGCTTGATTTTTGTTTGTTGCCTGGTAAATTCTGTGAATGTCGATCTTGCTTGGAAATTTGGTTCTGGAATCTTATTTAGTGAATTAGGTTCTTGAATTTCGATTTTTCTGGACTTCGATTTGATATCCCTCTGTTCATGAAGAGAATTGTGTATTATTCTTGCCTCGCAGGCAAAGAAGCGAAATATGCGAGCCACCATTCTTTTTGGTGCTTTAGAATGTTTTCTGCAATCATTTTTGTAGGTTGTTGGAAAGATTGTAATCGATTCTTTTCTAGGATTGATAAGCCTATCCTGGAATAAAGAAGtgattcaatttaattattgtgtGATTTGGTTACAACTATTCAGTTTTTAACTCcattagtttttatttaataacaTCAGGGTCTCTGGAGGGGGGAAAAATGGGTTATGTTCTGAGGGTTAGATTGGCTGCATTCTTCACCGGCGCGGCGCTGGCGTCGGCCGCCGGTCTCTATTATCTCCAGCAGGATTACAAAGTTGCCCACCAAGCCATCGCTCAACAGATGGATAGCATTTACAAGTCTCTGGACGAACGTGTATCAGCACTGGAGAAGTTGAAAACAGCCGAGGCGGCACCGAAGGCTGTGGAAGCTGCTGAGTAGTAAGTTGTGGCTCTGTTTATGGTGTAATGTTCCTTTCTTTTTGAATGAGGTTTAGCTGAAATCCCATGGAGAGTCTCTTCTTCTGTATGGATGATTGTTACTGTTAGAATTCTAACAATCCAGATGCTGcggaataaatttttttttgcaacTCCCCCACCTATCATTCTTCTCCTTAATCAACTATATAATGCCTGAAGACAAGTCGTTGATGGCAGAGACCCCATTTTGCTGCAACAGTTAGGTGAAGGTAACTTTTACCTTCAAGAAGGTAGAGATTTGAGTCTTGGATTCTATTGAAATCTTGGAATGAGAGAGATGTGGAGATGCATATATAGGAATTCATACTAACCTCTAGCTGGTTTTACACTGAAAACTACAAGCAAAATTTTTGTAGCACATCAGCCATATATTGTCGTCGGAGTTGTATCATACGATTTATTTAATGAGTTGAGATTTGTTGGAAGGGTTTATAAGGTTGGGATTCAAACACTACCATACACCATTAATATTACAAATGCCATTGAATATAAGTTTGGATATGGATATGAGTGTCGCCTGATGGATCTTGAAAAAGGTCGGCTCTAATATTTCGAGGGCCCTAGATGAAAACGAAAAACTAGATTCCTTAAAAAATGAATTCAATATTATTGTTGTGTTGTCAGTTAGAGATAGtgcataagagcatccgcaatgggcttacttgatagcctacttgatagtggttgtgttattgagtaagtagtgctgcattggggttacttgataacctacttgatttttttaatttttaaagaggagaagagaattaaaaaaaaaagaaaaaaaaaaggaaattacTCGTGCATACTTGAAGGCTCGAGTAATGCTCGAGTACCTCCCACCTGCAAAGCCATACACGAACGCAATGCCTTACTCGAGTAGGCACTCGAGTAAGGGCGTTGCCAATGCTCTAATCGTCTTCCATACTTTT is a window encoding:
- the LOC131000142 gene encoding uncharacterized protein LOC131000142, which gives rise to MGYVLRVRLAAFFTGAALASAAGLYYLQQDYKVAHQAIAQQMDSIYKSLDERVSALEKLKTAEAAPKAVEAAE